From a region of the Nitrospira sp. genome:
- a CDS encoding B12-binding domain-containing radical SAM protein, with translation MLVYLIHVRDPQFYALPAKTRATNGNIRVMGFPPIGIMSLSSVIKQAGHECVMFDQANPDTPNQVIIDQINREQPALVGLSFLSTTSYPYAKMLAREIRATNRAVKLAFGGVFASLNAPLVKLQCPEVDYVCRGDGEQLLLDLLANFENPQDVAGLTWMKNGQVVHNPNRSMERQLDQWPFPDRESLKLDYVESMPLDVPVVLSMRRFTTMQTSRGCPWPCIFCDIPIFNEGKWRARSPQHVVAELKYLEKLGYESVGFVDDHFLLQPKRIEAICNGIMEAKLSIRWGIEGRVDSVAQHLFPAMAKANCGAMMFGIESGSQKILDRLKKEQTLDQVTTAVKNAKKAGVEIVHGFFTVGNPDETIEDMEATFDFASALPLDTFGFNRLCVYRGTPLWQEYVKRGLVNESTDWFKYFKCSEIDPTCLSGETINRVRQAGIKKLFLYKLIHYPVQTFQLLRRFFRYMPVRDVVYLLLKPFMGQKKGATKAEVVSRLVEHADMKDAAAQLTQVADDMLHNVFEASRLERLRIQRAAESSRELPMVQTR, from the coding sequence ATGCTCGTTTACCTGATCCACGTTCGCGATCCACAGTTCTACGCACTACCCGCTAAAACACGCGCCACGAACGGCAATATTCGCGTCATGGGGTTTCCTCCCATCGGCATCATGTCGTTGTCGTCCGTCATCAAGCAGGCAGGACACGAATGTGTGATGTTCGATCAGGCCAACCCCGACACCCCGAACCAAGTCATTATCGATCAAATCAATCGAGAGCAACCGGCGCTGGTCGGCCTCAGTTTTCTCAGTACCACGAGCTATCCCTACGCCAAGATGCTTGCACGGGAGATTCGTGCAACCAATCGGGCTGTGAAGCTCGCGTTCGGCGGTGTGTTCGCCAGCCTGAATGCGCCATTGGTGAAATTGCAATGTCCCGAAGTTGATTATGTATGTCGGGGGGACGGTGAACAGTTGCTGCTCGATCTGCTGGCGAACTTCGAGAACCCGCAAGATGTCGCGGGTCTGACGTGGATGAAGAACGGGCAGGTCGTCCACAATCCCAATCGCTCCATGGAGCGGCAACTGGATCAGTGGCCCTTCCCGGATCGTGAGAGTTTGAAACTCGACTATGTCGAGTCCATGCCATTAGATGTACCCGTGGTTCTCTCGATGAGACGGTTCACGACCATGCAAACCTCTCGAGGGTGCCCCTGGCCCTGTATTTTTTGCGACATTCCGATCTTCAACGAAGGGAAATGGCGAGCCCGTAGCCCACAGCATGTGGTCGCGGAACTCAAGTATCTGGAAAAACTGGGCTATGAGTCCGTCGGTTTTGTCGACGATCATTTCCTGCTCCAGCCCAAGCGAATCGAGGCGATTTGCAACGGGATCATGGAAGCAAAGCTGTCGATCCGATGGGGCATTGAGGGGCGTGTGGATTCTGTCGCCCAACATCTGTTTCCGGCCATGGCGAAGGCCAATTGCGGCGCCATGATGTTCGGCATCGAGAGCGGCAGCCAGAAGATTCTCGATCGCTTGAAAAAGGAACAGACGCTGGACCAGGTCACCACCGCCGTCAAGAATGCAAAAAAGGCCGGCGTGGAGATCGTGCACGGATTTTTCACGGTGGGCAATCCGGACGAGACGATTGAGGATATGGAGGCCACCTTCGACTTCGCATCAGCCCTTCCCCTCGATACCTTCGGGTTCAACCGGCTTTGTGTCTATCGGGGCACACCCTTGTGGCAGGAATACGTCAAACGCGGGCTGGTCAACGAATCCACGGATTGGTTCAAATATTTTAAATGTTCAGAAATCGATCCAACCTGTCTCTCAGGTGAAACCATCAACCGCGTGCGACAAGCAGGAATCAAAAAACTGTTTCTCTATAAACTCATCCATTACCCCGTCCAAACCTTTCAGCTCCTCCGCCGCTTCTTTCGCTATATGCCGGTGCGAGACGTGGTCTATCTCCTCCTCAAGCCCTTCATGGGTCAGAAGAAAGGTGCTACCAAAGCCGAAGTGGTCTCGCGTTTGGTCGAGCACGCCGACATGAAAGATGCCGCGGCGCAGCTGACCCAGGTGGCGGATGACATGCTCCACAACGTGTTCGAAGCCTCGCGTCTCGAACGTCTGCGGATTCAGCGAGCAGCAGAAAGTTCACGTGAACTTCCGATGGTCCAAACCAGGTAG
- a CDS encoding DUF2254 domain-containing protein: protein MSVRIRRRILWDHLRSALWVMPTVSVVIFLVAGAVLSHVSIGDNSPLRLLVFQGTPEDARQMLIVVSSTMITVTGLVFALTIIALQIASGQYSPRLLRNFMRDRGTQFVLSVFVGAFAYSTAGLHTVGVQNPDEAAFMPRLAVSGSLGLALASLGVLIYFIHHLSSSIQIDTIMSMIVRETLQVIDDLCPDQIGSPESEERCPDPPAWAIPLPSHCSGYIQEVSPQALVHTATEKDLIIRLVKSVGHHVIAGTPIAWAWHPSADHPSPDPELEKAIRDSVQIGFERTMLQDVPFGIRRLVDIGNRALSSAINDPYTATQAVHHLSEVLCVLARRRLGDRLYRDEQGTVRVAIPFPGFADYLQLSTGQIRRFGAKEPTVVRSLIQLLKNVCTSTASQDRRAAAARHIRLALEGAKREIAQAADAESLLAYGDEVLRALAAGHPESARSSIHDSIL, encoded by the coding sequence ATGAGCGTGCGTATTCGGCGTCGGATCTTGTGGGATCATCTTCGTAGCGCACTCTGGGTCATGCCGACCGTGTCTGTCGTGATTTTCCTGGTCGCGGGTGCGGTATTGTCTCATGTGTCCATCGGCGACAACTCCCCTTTACGATTGCTGGTCTTCCAGGGTACGCCCGAAGACGCTCGGCAAATGCTGATCGTCGTGTCGTCCACGATGATCACGGTGACCGGGCTGGTGTTTGCGCTGACGATCATCGCCTTGCAGATCGCCTCGGGGCAGTATTCCCCCCGGTTGCTGCGCAATTTCATGCGAGACCGGGGGACGCAGTTCGTCCTGAGCGTCTTCGTGGGGGCCTTCGCATATAGCACGGCAGGACTACATACCGTCGGAGTCCAGAATCCCGACGAGGCGGCGTTCATGCCCCGGCTGGCCGTCTCTGGATCGCTTGGGCTTGCATTGGCAAGCTTGGGCGTACTGATCTACTTCATCCACCACCTTTCTTCCTCAATTCAGATCGACACGATCATGAGCATGATCGTGCGCGAAACCTTGCAAGTTATTGACGACCTCTGCCCTGACCAGATCGGCAGTCCGGAATCTGAGGAGCGCTGCCCGGATCCACCCGCCTGGGCCATTCCTCTACCGTCCCACTGCTCCGGATACATTCAAGAGGTCAGCCCTCAAGCGCTCGTCCACACTGCAACGGAGAAGGACCTGATTATTCGGCTTGTCAAATCGGTGGGGCATCACGTGATCGCCGGGACGCCGATTGCTTGGGCTTGGCACCCATCGGCCGATCATCCGTCGCCTGATCCTGAACTTGAAAAGGCAATCCGCGACTCGGTCCAGATCGGGTTCGAGCGGACGATGCTGCAAGATGTTCCCTTCGGCATCCGCCGCTTGGTCGATATCGGTAACAGAGCATTGTCCTCGGCAATCAACGACCCCTACACAGCGACCCAGGCCGTGCACCACTTGTCGGAAGTCCTCTGCGTTCTGGCTCGCCGACGGTTGGGCGACCGGCTGTACCGTGACGAGCAGGGCACGGTGCGTGTGGCGATTCCGTTCCCGGGTTTTGCGGATTACCTGCAGCTCAGCACCGGACAAATCCGTCGGTTCGGGGCGAAGGAGCCGACCGTCGTGCGGAGCCTGATCCAGCTTCTCAAGAACGTGTGTACGAGCACCGCAAGCCAGGATCGGCGCGCGGCCGCCGCCAGGCACATCCGGTTGGCGTTGGAGGGAGCCAAGCGTGAGATCGCCCAGGCAGCCGACGCAGAGAGCTTGCTGGCGTATGGGGATGAGGTACTTCGCGCACTTGCTGCAGGCCATCCAGAGTCAGCCCGCAGCTCCATACACGATTCGATTCTGTAG
- a CDS encoding sensor histidine kinase, with translation MPVPRVRTGAFAAGIAALIVGLLIFHLPTEVAKSFLSLFPQPIATTFEMEHLMSAARENATALSPQAIDEPSWKPLVTRVFSMALIGLPIWYLLQRREREEELQRRDEGWAARLHARSEELMAVNNALVSEVSKRIDTEQSLEANRRDLHVLASQLLRLQEDERRRISRDLHDDINQRLALLSIDIEMLEQQLSHASDGTVRTVHAIQTRIVELSEDVRRLAYQFHPSILDDLGLSIALRRLVDDFQARTGLSARFVCKDIPKHLAQDVVTCLYRLAQEGLTNISRHARAKNVRVELCRLRDGLQLLVSDDGVGFDVNRDDGRRGSLGLLSMRERVSLVAGTFDIQSAPGEGTRVCAWVPLKQERA, from the coding sequence ATGCCTGTCCCGCGCGTTAGAACGGGGGCGTTTGCCGCCGGTATCGCTGCATTGATAGTTGGATTGCTTATCTTCCATCTTCCTACCGAAGTTGCGAAATCTTTTCTCTCGTTATTTCCTCAACCAATAGCGACAACGTTTGAGATGGAACACCTCATGTCGGCGGCACGGGAAAATGCCACCGCCCTCTCACCTCAGGCTATCGATGAACCGTCGTGGAAGCCCTTGGTGACTCGGGTCTTTAGCATGGCGTTGATCGGACTGCCCATTTGGTACCTTTTACAACGTCGTGAACGCGAAGAGGAACTCCAGCGACGCGATGAAGGCTGGGCGGCGCGCCTGCACGCGCGCAGTGAAGAGCTTATGGCCGTCAACAACGCGCTCGTCAGCGAGGTGTCGAAGCGAATTGATACCGAGCAATCGCTCGAAGCCAACCGGCGGGACCTTCACGTGCTTGCCTCGCAGCTTCTTCGCCTACAGGAGGACGAGCGACGGCGAATTTCGCGCGATCTGCATGACGACATCAATCAACGGTTGGCCCTCTTATCGATCGACATCGAAATGTTGGAACAGCAGCTCTCGCACGCTTCCGACGGTACCGTCAGAACGGTGCACGCCATTCAGACCCGCATTGTCGAACTTTCTGAAGATGTTCGCCGTCTCGCGTACCAGTTTCACCCATCCATCCTTGATGACCTTGGTTTATCCATTGCGCTCCGCCGCCTCGTCGATGATTTTCAGGCCCGTACTGGTCTCAGTGCCCGGTTTGTCTGCAAAGACATACCGAAACATTTGGCGCAAGACGTCGTCACCTGTTTGTACCGCTTGGCGCAAGAAGGCTTGACGAACATTTCCCGCCATGCCAGGGCAAAGAATGTTCGGGTTGAGCTGTGTCGATTACGAGACGGTCTTCAGCTTCTAGTGAGTGATGATGGAGTGGGATTTGACGTGAATCGTGACGACGGTCGGCGAGGAAGTCTCGGTCTATTGAGTATGAGGGAACGCGTTTCCTTGGTTGCCGGAACCTTCGATATCCAATCGGCTCCTGGAGAGGGAACACGTGTCTGTGCTTGGGTGCCGTTGAAACAGGAGCGTGCATGA